From bacterium, a single genomic window includes:
- a CDS encoding GAF domain-containing protein, with amino-acid sequence MPEETSSKVFQLYRIAYSLIFCRSLHEVLEVATRDLAKSVQAVNSILWQFDPSQGTLNPVCTHLTEKGIKTRSVSAGADYLGEVFRAGKPLLLQLETLRQPNKHMQLPKDMVPYSGICVPFKSKPELQGVLEMFNKTDPLLSFTEEEGEYLAKSLELVTVAASNMRSYEEQSRNQLNAITRLTLLYDISQIFNSTLELDQLLPIITEKIRDILDAETCTVWLLSEAEDEIRCAKSIGEYSELFSGYKAKLEEDIAGEVIKEGEGILLEDATEDERLKKRLPDEEQNPVVTYLAAPLECKGQILGTLEVMNRTTENLYNEEDQFLLNDLAHQAAVSIHNANLLRAERKAKELDALLSISHEITSTLNLDRVLKTIVNQSASLIPYDRAAIGLIDRGRVNLVAVSGRMEVDKQSLEMKDLNEIVTWAAHLQKGLYISEYEGKIITDREETREKFKVYFEKSGARSFVTLPLKDEEGELGILCFESAKPYFLDERHLEVVSILANQATVAIRNASLYKQVPLMNIMQPLLERKKKLLQIPRGRRIAWATGAALFLLLLIIVPWKMKVGGDVTVLPERRTPAVTEVEGIVQKVFPREGARVKKGTVVAQIKDDDYRLALNDYKMQREVLLKEISRSQSLGDSGTVRLKELALDQVNHEITYFENELKNTQIVAPVDGIIITPKIEEKVGSFLAKGQEFCELANMQAPRGEILVDEGEVGYLQMGQKTRLKMNSYPTMSFSGAVSLLGTQLIDKNPDRYYRLEARMEDPDALLRSGMAGKAKIEVGWRPIGYVFLRKPFRFLWKKLWVWFA; translated from the coding sequence GTGCCGGAAGAAACATCCAGCAAGGTATTCCAGCTTTATCGTATCGCCTATTCATTAATCTTTTGCCGGTCACTTCATGAGGTTTTAGAAGTTGCAACACGGGACCTCGCCAAATCAGTCCAGGCAGTAAATTCCATCCTCTGGCAGTTCGATCCTAGCCAGGGCACTTTGAATCCAGTCTGCACACATCTTACGGAAAAGGGAATCAAAACCCGGTCTGTATCGGCCGGCGCGGACTATCTTGGCGAGGTTTTTCGCGCGGGCAAACCACTTCTTCTGCAACTTGAAACGCTCCGGCAACCGAACAAACACATGCAGCTTCCAAAGGACATGGTTCCTTATAGCGGAATCTGTGTGCCTTTCAAATCGAAACCGGAGTTGCAGGGTGTTCTGGAAATGTTCAACAAGACAGATCCGCTGCTTTCCTTTACAGAGGAAGAGGGGGAGTATCTCGCAAAGTCATTGGAGCTGGTGACGGTTGCGGCCAGCAACATGCGTTCTTATGAGGAACAGTCGCGCAATCAACTGAATGCCATCACGCGGTTGACGCTCCTGTATGACATCAGCCAGATCTTCAACTCAACACTGGAACTCGATCAACTTTTGCCGATCATCACGGAAAAAATTCGCGACATTCTGGATGCAGAAACTTGCACAGTCTGGCTGCTCAGCGAAGCGGAAGATGAAATTCGCTGCGCCAAGAGCATCGGAGAGTACTCCGAACTCTTCAGCGGGTACAAAGCAAAGCTGGAAGAGGATATTGCGGGGGAAGTGATCAAAGAAGGAGAGGGAATTCTCCTGGAAGATGCCACTGAAGACGAACGTCTGAAGAAAAGACTTCCGGATGAAGAGCAGAATCCGGTTGTAACTTATCTTGCAGCGCCGCTGGAATGCAAAGGTCAAATCCTTGGCACGCTTGAAGTGATGAATCGAACCACTGAGAATTTATACAATGAAGAAGATCAGTTTCTCTTGAATGATCTCGCGCATCAGGCGGCCGTCTCGATTCATAACGCCAATTTGCTCCGCGCCGAACGAAAGGCAAAGGAGCTCGATGCTTTACTTTCGATCAGTCACGAAATCACTTCGACTCTAAATCTGGACCGGGTTTTAAAAACGATCGTAAACCAATCCGCCTCCCTGATTCCTTACGACCGCGCCGCTATCGGCCTGATCGATCGTGGCCGCGTGAACCTTGTTGCTGTCTCAGGACGAATGGAAGTCGACAAACAGAGTCTTGAGATGAAGGATTTGAATGAGATTGTCACCTGGGCCGCACATCTGCAAAAGGGATTGTACATATCTGAGTACGAAGGAAAGATCATTACAGATCGCGAAGAGACCAGGGAGAAGTTCAAAGTGTATTTCGAAAAAAGCGGGGCGCGTTCCTTTGTCACTTTGCCGCTGAAAGATGAAGAGGGGGAGCTTGGCATTTTATGTTTTGAAAGCGCAAAGCCTTATTTCCTAGATGAACGCCATCTGGAAGTCGTAAGCATACTTGCCAACCAGGCCACCGTAGCAATACGCAACGCGTCTCTCTACAAGCAAGTACCGCTTATGAACATCATGCAACCGCTGCTTGAAAGAAAGAAGAAGTTGCTGCAAATTCCGCGGGGTCGGAGGATTGCCTGGGCTACCGGAGCTGCTTTGTTCTTGCTGCTGCTGATTATTGTTCCCTGGAAGATGAAGGTCGGCGGAGATGTGACGGTTCTTCCGGAACGCAGAACGCCTGCTGTTACGGAAGTAGAAGGAATTGTGCAAAAGGTCTTCCCTCGCGAGGGCGCAAGGGTGAAAAAGGGAACGGTCGTCGCTCAGATCAAAGATGATGACTACCGGCTTGCTCTAAACGATTACAAGATGCAGCGCGAAGTGTTGTTGAAAGAGATCAGTCGAAGTCAAAGCCTTGGGGACTCCGGAACGGTGCGTTTAAAAGAGCTTGCTCTCGATCAGGTGAATCATGAAATCACTTATTTTGAGAATGAATTGAAGAACACACAGATCGTTGCCCCGGTGGATGGCATTATTATCACTCCCAAGATCGAAGAGAAAGTCGGATCGTTTCTCGCAAAAGGGCAGGAATTTTGTGAGCTGGCGAATATGCAAGCTCCCCGCGGCGAAATTCTTGTGGACGAAGGCGAGGTGGGTTACCTTCAAATGGGCCAAAAGACCCGTTTGAAAATGAATTCCTATCCCACAATGAGCTTTTCAGGCGCCGTGAGTCTTTTAGGCACGCAGTTGATTGATAAAAACCCTGACAGGTACTACCGGTTGGAAGCCCGAATGGAGGATCCGGATGCTTTGTTGAGATCGGGCATGGCTGGTAAGGCCAAAATCGAAGTTGGTTGGCGTCCCATAGGATATGTCTTTTTACGAAAGCCCTTCCGTTTCTTATGGAAAAAGCTTTGGGTCTGGTTCGCTTGA